From a region of the Sminthopsis crassicaudata isolate SCR6 chromosome 6, ASM4859323v1, whole genome shotgun sequence genome:
- the LOC141547949 gene encoding LOW QUALITY PROTEIN: olfactory receptor 5D18-like (The sequence of the model RefSeq protein was modified relative to this genomic sequence to represent the inferred CDS: inserted 2 bases in 1 codon), which yields MMIIDRNQSTAVIFILLGFSDYPEFHILLFLVFLVIYVISVMGNLGMIAIIVINPQLHTPMYFFLKXLSLVDFCYSTVVIPKLLENLLSEDRAMSFSICISQFFFIASCPLTDTFMLAVMAYDLFVAICNPLLYMVIISQKRCTLLMATAYSWGTLFSILFTYSLLVLSFCGSNIIGNFVCDYSDLLSAACSEKHFSELILFIVSNFNMLSTLMVICSSHIFIFVAVMKMHSVRARHKAFSTCASHLTAVGVFYGTVLFLYCIPNTKSTWFIKNLGSVFYAVIIPMLNPLICSLRSNEVKETIRKIMDRK from the exons ATGATGATCATTGACAGAAATCAGAGTACTGcagttattttcattctcttgggaTTCTCTGACTACCCTGAATTTCATATTCTTCTCTTTCTAGTATTTTTGGTTATCTATGTCATCAGTGTAATGGGGAATCTTGGAATGATTGCAATCATTGTTATAAACCCCCAATTACACACtccaatgtattttttccttaa cttATCCCTTGTGGATTTCTGTTACTCCACTGTTGTTATACCAAAGCTGTTGGAAAACTTACTTTCAGAAGACAGGGCAAtgtctttttctatttgcatctcacaatttttctttattgctaGCTGTCCTTTGACTGACACTTTCATGTTAGCAGTGATGGCATATGATCTCTTTGTGGCCATTTGTAATCCCCTTTTATATATGGTCATCATATCCCAAAAACGTTGTACTCTGCTAATGGCTACAGCATATTCCTGGGGTACACTTTTCTCTATACTCTTCACCTACTCTCTCCTTGTATTATCTTTTTGTGGGAGTAACATCATTGGTAATTTTGTCTGTGATTATTCTGACTTACTTTCTGCTGCCTGCTCTGAAAAACACTTTAGTGAGCTGATACTTTTTATAGTTTCAAATTTTAATATGTTGAGCACACTCATGGTCATATGctcttctcatatttttatttttgtagctgTGATGAAGATGCATTCAGTTAGGGCAAGGCATAAAGCCTTCTCCACTTGTGCCTCTCACCTTACAGCTGTTGGAGTCTTCTATGGAACAGTTCTTTTCCTCTACTGCATACCCAATACTAAAAGTACCTGGTTCATCAAAAACTTGGGTTCTGTTTTCTATGCGGTGATCATCCCCATGCTAAATCCCTTAATATGCAGTCTGAGGAGCAATGAAGTAAAGGAAACAATCAGGAAGATAATGgacagaaaataa